In the genome of Saprospira sp. CCB-QB6, one region contains:
- the nadA gene encoding quinolinate synthase NadA, with amino-acid sequence MSQLLQNAQENLNANGFLDLEVDPTLDLVQEIEKLKKEKNAIILAHYYQESEIQDIADYIGDSLGLAQQAANTDADIIVFAGVHFMAETAKMLNPSKKVLLPDLKAGCSLADSCPAPIFAKFKEKHPDHVVVSYINCTADLKTLTDVCCTSTNAKAIIDSIPEDKPIIFAPDKNLGAYLNKVTGRDMILWNGSCMVHEIFSQEKIVKLKERHPNALLIAHPECEAHLLDMADHVGSTSSLLRFTAESTAKEFIVATEVGIIHQMEKANPEKTFIPAPPNNTCACNECPHMKRNTMEKLYLCMKHELPEIHLQEKQIVEGRKCIDRMLEVSAKAGF; translated from the coding sequence ATGAGCCAACTCTTGCAAAATGCCCAAGAAAACCTCAACGCTAACGGTTTTCTAGATCTAGAAGTAGATCCTACTCTGGACCTCGTCCAAGAAATTGAAAAACTCAAAAAGGAAAAGAACGCCATTATTTTGGCCCACTATTACCAAGAAAGCGAAATCCAAGATATTGCCGATTATATTGGCGATAGCCTCGGCCTAGCCCAACAAGCCGCCAATACCGATGCCGATATTATCGTCTTTGCTGGGGTCCACTTTATGGCCGAAACCGCCAAAATGCTCAACCCTAGCAAGAAGGTGCTTTTGCCTGACCTCAAAGCAGGTTGCTCTCTAGCCGACTCTTGCCCCGCTCCCATTTTCGCCAAGTTTAAGGAAAAACATCCCGATCATGTGGTGGTGAGCTATATTAACTGTACCGCAGACCTCAAAACCCTAACCGATGTTTGCTGTACCTCTACCAATGCCAAAGCAATCATTGATAGCATTCCCGAAGATAAACCCATCATCTTCGCTCCCGATAAAAATCTTGGCGCTTACCTCAATAAGGTAACGGGCCGCGATATGATTCTCTGGAACGGCTCCTGCATGGTCCATGAAATTTTCTCTCAAGAAAAGATCGTTAAACTCAAAGAACGCCATCCCAACGCCCTACTTATTGCCCATCCCGAATGTGAGGCCCACCTCCTCGATATGGCCGATCATGTAGGCTCTACCAGCTCTTTGCTACGCTTTACGGCCGAGTCTACAGCTAAGGAGTTTATCGTCGCTACCGAAGTGGGCATTATCCACCAAATGGAAAAGGCCAATCCCGAAAAGACCTTTATTCCCGCTCCACCCAATAATACTTGCGCCTGCAACGAATGCCCCCACATGAAGCGCAATACGATGGAGAAACTTTACCTCTGCATGAAGCACGAACTGCCCGAAATCCACCTACAAGAAAAACAGATTGTAGAAGGTAGAAAATGTATCGATCGTATGCTAGAGGTTTCGGCTAAGGCTGGCTTTTAA
- the ytxJ gene encoding bacillithiol system redox-active protein YtxJ, with product MGFFDQLFGKQGGEEQQAALPWQPLRSLNDLEAALAQSENEKIVLFKHSTRCSISSMAKKRLERSWDYAEGQGPKMYFLDLIAYREISNAIAEELGVMHQSPQLIVVQNGQALMDCSHSDIRWEELQAVL from the coding sequence ATGGGATTTTTTGATCAGTTATTTGGAAAGCAGGGGGGCGAGGAGCAGCAAGCGGCCCTGCCTTGGCAGCCTTTGCGCAGCCTAAACGATTTGGAGGCGGCTTTGGCCCAATCGGAAAACGAAAAGATCGTTTTGTTTAAACATAGTACTCGCTGTTCTATCAGCTCGATGGCCAAAAAAAGGCTAGAACGAAGCTGGGATTATGCGGAGGGGCAGGGGCCAAAGATGTACTTTTTGGACCTCATCGCCTACCGAGAAATCTCTAACGCCATCGCCGAAGAATTGGGCGTAATGCACCAATCTCCGCAATTGATTGTGGTCCAAAATGGGCAGGCCCTGATGGATTGTTCTCATTCTGATATTCGCTGGGAGGAATTGCAGGCAGTACTTTAG
- a CDS encoding UbiD family decarboxylase yields the protein MAYKSMKQALLDLEQTGQLVRIKQEVDPYLEMAEIHWRVFDAKGPAILFENVKGSKFPAVSNLYGTFERTRFLFRHTLAKVQKVIELKIDPMQLMKKPGRYLGTPFTALTGLPRKAWSKPVKYGECKISDLPQIQAWPMDGGAFITLPQVLSMPPKDRNVMHSNLGMYRIQLSGNDYKMDEEIGLHYQIHRGIGVHHSQYNQTDDPFKVSIFVGGPPSHAFSAIMPLPEGLSEMTFAGLLNGRAFRYFWEDDYLLSADADFCITGEVVKGQKKPEGPFGDHLGYYSLTHDFPYMKVDKVYHRKDAVWHFTAVGRPPAEDSSFGYLIHELVKELTPQEFPGLKDIHAVDAAGVHPLLLAVGSERYMPFRERQPEEILTIANRILGSGQTSLAKFLLIAADGDRPQPLDTHDMPDFFQHVLERINWERDLHFQTKTTIDTLDYSGSGWNQGSKVVMACCGPKLRELGRELPRHLRLPENFKSPQLVLPGVLAIQAAAFKDQATAKAELNQLNSELAGQDLEQFPLIILADDSAFMAQTLNNFLWAAFTRANPSHDIYGVNSFVEFKHWGCKGPLILDARIKPHHAPVLEMDPAVSKKVDQLFAKGGVLAHIK from the coding sequence ATGGCATATAAAAGCATGAAACAGGCCCTCTTAGATTTAGAGCAGACAGGGCAATTGGTCCGAATAAAGCAAGAGGTTGATCCTTATTTGGAAATGGCGGAAATTCATTGGCGAGTATTTGATGCCAAGGGGCCCGCTATCCTTTTTGAGAATGTGAAGGGCAGTAAATTCCCTGCTGTATCTAATTTATACGGCACTTTTGAGCGGACCCGTTTCTTGTTTCGCCATACCTTGGCCAAGGTGCAAAAGGTCATCGAGTTGAAAATTGACCCCATGCAGTTGATGAAAAAGCCGGGGCGTTATCTTGGCACGCCCTTTACGGCCCTGACGGGCCTGCCCCGAAAAGCTTGGAGCAAGCCCGTAAAATATGGAGAATGCAAGATCTCGGACCTGCCACAAATTCAGGCTTGGCCCATGGATGGCGGGGCATTTATTACCCTGCCGCAGGTATTGAGTATGCCGCCCAAAGACCGCAATGTGATGCACTCTAATTTGGGGATGTATCGCATTCAGTTGTCGGGCAATGATTATAAAATGGATGAAGAAATTGGTTTACATTACCAAATTCATCGGGGAATTGGGGTGCATCATAGCCAATACAACCAAACAGATGATCCTTTTAAGGTCAGTATTTTTGTGGGGGGACCGCCCTCTCATGCTTTTTCTGCCATTATGCCTTTGCCTGAGGGCTTATCGGAAATGACCTTTGCGGGGCTGTTGAATGGTCGGGCCTTTCGCTACTTTTGGGAGGATGATTATTTGCTTTCTGCCGATGCTGATTTTTGCATTACGGGAGAGGTAGTCAAGGGCCAGAAAAAGCCTGAAGGGCCTTTTGGCGATCATTTGGGCTATTATAGTTTGACGCATGATTTTCCCTATATGAAGGTGGACAAGGTTTATCATCGGAAAGATGCCGTTTGGCATTTTACAGCAGTTGGCCGCCCACCAGCAGAGGACTCTAGCTTTGGTTATTTGATTCATGAGCTGGTCAAGGAGCTCACGCCCCAAGAGTTTCCAGGCCTTAAAGATATACATGCCGTAGATGCGGCGGGTGTGCATCCGCTTTTGCTGGCTGTAGGCAGCGAGCGCTATATGCCCTTTAGAGAGCGGCAGCCAGAGGAAATCTTGACCATAGCGAATCGGATTTTGGGCAGTGGGCAAACCTCATTGGCCAAATTTCTCCTCATTGCTGCCGATGGCGATCGTCCACAGCCCTTAGATACGCATGATATGCCCGATTTTTTCCAGCACGTACTCGAGCGGATCAATTGGGAGCGGGATCTGCATTTTCAGACCAAAACCACCATCGACACCCTAGATTATTCAGGTTCTGGTTGGAACCAAGGCTCAAAAGTCGTCATGGCTTGTTGTGGACCAAAATTGCGGGAGCTTGGGCGAGAATTGCCTAGACATCTGCGTTTGCCTGAAAACTTTAAGTCGCCTCAGCTCGTTTTACCTGGGGTATTGGCTATTCAAGCAGCGGCTTTTAAGGACCAAGCAACGGCCAAAGCGGAGCTCAATCAATTGAACAGCGAATTGGCGGGCCAAGATTTAGAGCAGTTTCCACTGATTATTTTGGCCGATGATTCGGCCTTTATGGCCCAAACACTCAACAACTTTTTGTGGGCGGCTTTTACCCGGGCCAATCCTTCTCATGATATTTATGGGGTCAATAGTTTTGTGGAGTTTAAGCATTGGGGCTGTAAGGGACCTTTGATTTTGGATGCCCGCATCAAGCCGCATCATGCACCAGTACTAGAAATGGATCCAGCCGTCAGTAAAAAGGTGGATCAATTATTTGCAAAAGGGGGCGTTCTCGCCCATATAAAATAA
- a CDS encoding T9SS type A sorting domain-containing protein: protein MIYLFCFFPLFSSAQVIWQENFDAYADGTTLGNDNNTSNPAADWQTDCPTCVDANDYLAVQNGVLECRDSNGPASWTSELIDLSAFPGPFTFSMDFSEIGDMEGCDPGCGTNCVDWVRLEVSLDGGAFSSLTTANGGTCNNVAAGGDFLLLGEFTSYAYQSACFTASSVQFRVSFQTWAGSEYLTMDNLLLAQNSSLCSVLDLKTLNFEADYLDQKHLLSWNIEMENENLAGITLEHAIDGTQFFPLQELEGDQLKTSFINNSPLQGYNYYRLNLKRENGESYFSPIKSLQGPEDNYQISLGPNPLAAGEELKIFSQLNIQELSVYNALGQLLCRKTDQQQLPIPTDWPAGTYILQIKAAGLSYYRRLEVY, encoded by the coding sequence ATGATCTACCTTTTCTGCTTTTTTCCCCTCTTCAGCTCAGCCCAAGTTATCTGGCAAGAAAACTTTGATGCCTATGCAGATGGCACGACTCTCGGCAATGATAACAATACGAGTAACCCCGCCGCCGATTGGCAAACGGATTGTCCAACTTGCGTCGACGCTAACGATTATCTGGCCGTCCAAAACGGAGTTTTAGAATGCCGCGACTCTAATGGGCCCGCTAGCTGGACCTCCGAACTGATCGACCTATCCGCTTTCCCCGGCCCTTTTACCTTTTCTATGGACTTTAGCGAAATTGGCGATATGGAAGGCTGTGACCCCGGTTGCGGGACCAATTGCGTGGATTGGGTCCGCCTAGAAGTTAGCCTAGATGGCGGCGCTTTTTCTAGCCTAACTACAGCCAATGGCGGAACCTGCAATAACGTAGCCGCAGGGGGCGATTTCCTCCTGCTCGGCGAGTTTACTAGCTATGCCTATCAATCAGCTTGCTTTACCGCCTCCTCTGTTCAGTTTCGTGTGAGCTTCCAAACTTGGGCCGGCTCAGAATACCTAACTATGGATAATCTGCTGCTCGCCCAAAATAGCTCGCTCTGTAGCGTTTTGGACCTCAAAACGCTGAACTTTGAAGCCGATTATCTAGACCAAAAACACCTGCTGAGCTGGAATATCGAAATGGAAAATGAAAACCTAGCAGGAATTACCCTAGAACACGCTATCGATGGAACTCAGTTTTTCCCTCTCCAAGAACTAGAGGGCGACCAACTCAAAACGAGCTTTATCAATAACAGTCCCCTCCAAGGCTATAATTATTACCGCCTCAACCTAAAACGAGAAAATGGCGAGAGCTACTTTTCGCCTATTAAATCTTTGCAAGGCCCAGAAGATAACTACCAAATTAGCCTAGGCCCCAACCCCCTAGCCGCAGGCGAAGAATTAAAGATATTCAGCCAACTCAATATCCAAGAATTAAGCGTTTATAACGCTCTGGGCCAGTTACTCTGCCGCAAAACAGATCAACAACAATTGCCTATTCCCACAGATTGGCCCGCAGGAACCTATATTCTCCAAATTAAGGCCGCCGGCCTAAGCTATTACCGCCGATTAGAAGTCTATTAA